CTCCGCGAAAGCCGCCAAGGGCCCCGACGCGTCACTCGACAAATCCCTTGATAAAGCCCTCGACAAGGCGATCAACAAGGCCGTCGGCAACGGCGAAGCGACCGGCGCGCCCGCCAAGCCCGCCCGGCCCGCCGAAATCGGCGGGGTGGCGGCAACCCCGACCGCGACCACGGAAGCGCCACCGGCGCCCCGGTGGCCGTCGGCGCCGGGTCAGCCCGGAGCGCCGACCACCGGGCAGCCGGGCCCCCACCCCGGCATGACACCAGGACCGCGTCCCGGTCCGATGCCCAAGCCCGGAGTGCGCACCCCGCGCGTCGGCAACAACCCGTTCTCGTCGGCGCAACCCGTCGACCGGCCCATCCCGCGCCCGCCGGCGCCCCGCGCCGGCGGGGCCAGGCCCGGTGCGCCGCGCCCGGGCGCTTCGCCCGGCAGCATGCCACCCCGACCCGGCGGCGGTGGGCAGGGCCGCCCGGCGCGTCCCGGTGCCCCGCGGCCCGGGGGTGGCCGGCCCGGTGGTCCCGGCGGCCGCTCCGACGGGGGCGGCGGCAACTATCGCGGCGGCGGTGGAGTCGGCGCCGCGCCCGGAGGCGGTTCGGGAGGTTTTCGAGGCCGTCCCGGCGGCGGAGGCGGTGGCGGCGGCCGTCCCGGGCAGCGTGGCGGTGCCGCCGGCGCGTTCGGCCGTCCCGGCGGCGCGCCCCGACGCGGCCGCAAGTCCAAGCGGCAGAAGCGCCAGGAATACGACTCGATGCAGGCGCCCGTCGTCGGCGGCGTCCGGCTGCCGCACGGCAACGGCGAAACGATCCGGTTGGCCCGCGGCGCATCCCTGAGCGACTTCGCCGAGAAGATCGACGCCAACCCGGCCGCGCTGGTGCAGGCGCTGTTCAACCTCGGCGAGATGGTGACGGCCACCCAGTCGGTCGGCGACGAGACCCTCGAGCTGCTGGGCAGCGAGATGAACTACAACGTCCAGGTCGTCAGCCCCGAGGACGAGGACCGCGAGCTGCTGGAATCCTTCGACCTGACCTACGGAGAGGACGAGGGCACCGAGGAAGACCTGCAGACCCGCCCGCCGGTGGTGACCGTGATGGGTCACGTCGACCACGGCAAGACCCGCCTGCTGGACACCATCCGCAAGGCCAACGTCCGCGAGGCCGAGGCCGGCGGCATCACCCAGCACATCGGCGCCTACCAGGTTGCGGTCAACCTCGACGGCACCGAGCGGCCGATCACCTTCATCGACACCCCGGGCCACGAGGCGTTCACCGCCATGCGTGCCCGCGGCGCCAAGGCCACCGACATCGCCATCCTGGTGGTCGCCGCCGACGACGGCGTGATGCCCCAGACGGTCGAGGCCATCAACCACGCGCAGGCGGCCGACGTGCCGATCGTGGTGGCGGTCAACAAGATCGACAAGGAGGGCGCCGACCCGGCCAAGATCCGGGCCCAGCTCACCGAATACGGTTTGGTGGCCGAGGATTTCGGCGGCGACACGATGTTCGTCGACATCTCGGCCAAGCAGGGCACCAACATCGAGGCGCTGGAGGAGGCGGTGCTGCTGACCGCCGACGCCGCCCTGGACCTGCGGGCCAACCCCGACATGGAGGCCCAGGGTGTGGCGATCGAGGCGCACCTGGACCGCGGCCGCGGGCCGGTGGCCACCGTGCTGGTGCAGCGCGGCACGCTGCACGTCGGCGACTCGGTGGTCGCCGGCGACGCCTACGGCCGCGTCCGCCGCATGGTCGACGAGCACGGCGACGACGTCGAGGAGGCGCTGCCGTCGCGGCCCGTGCAGGTCATCGGTTTCACCTCGGTGCCCGGCGCCGGCGACAACTTCCTGGTCGTCGACGAGGACCGCATCGCCCGCCAGATCGCGGACCGGCGCAGCGCCCGCAAGCGCAACGCCCTGGCGGCGCGTTCCCGCAAGCGGATCAGCCTGGAGGACCTGGACTCGGCGCTGAAGGAAACCAGCCAGCTGAACCTGATCCTCAAGGGCGACAACGCCGGTACCGTCGAGGCCCTGGAAGAGGCCCTGATGGGCATCCAGGTCGACGACGAGGTGGCGCTGCGCGTCATCGACCGCGGCGTCGGCGGCATCACCGAGACCAACGTCAACCTGGCGTCGGCCTCGGACGCGATCATCATCGGCTTCAACGTGCGCGCCGAGGGCAAGGCGACCGAGCTGGCCAACCGCGAGGGCGTCGAGATCCGCTACTACTCGGTCATCTACCAGGCGATCGACGAGATCGAGAAGGCCCTGCGCGGCATGCTCAAGCCGATCTACGAGGAGAACCAGCTGGGACGCGCCGA
The nucleotide sequence above comes from Mycobacterium malmoense. Encoded proteins:
- the infB gene encoding translation initiation factor IF-2 translates to MAGKARVHELAKELGVTSKEVLARLNEQGEFVKSASSTVEAPVARRLRESFGGGKPAAGAAGGSVKAPAQASAKAAKGPDASLDKSLDKALDKAINKAVGNGEATGAPAKPARPAEIGGVAATPTATTEAPPAPRWPSAPGQPGAPTTGQPGPHPGMTPGPRPGPMPKPGVRTPRVGNNPFSSAQPVDRPIPRPPAPRAGGARPGAPRPGASPGSMPPRPGGGGQGRPARPGAPRPGGGRPGGPGGRSDGGGGNYRGGGGVGAAPGGGSGGFRGRPGGGGGGGGRPGQRGGAAGAFGRPGGAPRRGRKSKRQKRQEYDSMQAPVVGGVRLPHGNGETIRLARGASLSDFAEKIDANPAALVQALFNLGEMVTATQSVGDETLELLGSEMNYNVQVVSPEDEDRELLESFDLTYGEDEGTEEDLQTRPPVVTVMGHVDHGKTRLLDTIRKANVREAEAGGITQHIGAYQVAVNLDGTERPITFIDTPGHEAFTAMRARGAKATDIAILVVAADDGVMPQTVEAINHAQAADVPIVVAVNKIDKEGADPAKIRAQLTEYGLVAEDFGGDTMFVDISAKQGTNIEALEEAVLLTADAALDLRANPDMEAQGVAIEAHLDRGRGPVATVLVQRGTLHVGDSVVAGDAYGRVRRMVDEHGDDVEEALPSRPVQVIGFTSVPGAGDNFLVVDEDRIARQIADRRSARKRNALAARSRKRISLEDLDSALKETSQLNLILKGDNAGTVEALEEALMGIQVDDEVALRVIDRGVGGITETNVNLASASDAIIIGFNVRAEGKATELANREGVEIRYYSVIYQAIDEIEKALRGMLKPIYEENQLGRAEIRALFRSSKVGIIAGCLITSGTVRRNAKARLLRDNIVVTDNLTITSLRREKDDVTEVREGYECGMTLGYSDIKEGDVIESYELVQKERA